The sequence below is a genomic window from bacterium.
AACGCTTTATGTGTGGATTTGCGTACAATAAAATGACCGGATAAGGTTTTGACTCTGGCTAAATGACGTCCGGGTGATTCAATCTGCTTCATCAGGATTTGCATGCTCTCCTTGCCGATTTGATCGATCGGCATGGAAATCGTTGTCAGCGGTGTTGAAAAAAAAGGGGAAAAGGTCATGTCCGCA
It includes:
- a CDS encoding LacI family transcriptional regulator, with protein sequence ADMTFSPFFSTPLTTISMPIDQIGKESMQILMKQIESPGRHLARVKTLSGHFIVRKSTHKAFGS